One Dictyoglomus thermophilum H-6-12 DNA window includes the following coding sequences:
- a CDS encoding flippase-like domain-containing protein — MRKEKKNLVINLIKLILTFLIFWVIFKRVPFNSLFEVIKGTRFFYFIPVFLLGVGFTIFKIYKWHLLLSSVEDVNFSRSVDSYFIGMSLGIVTPGRIGEVGRISNINKKLEGLGIALWDKIFDLYIVLLLALPGVYYFRGFLVGILYTFFLIAIFFILIRPQYLDFLKKIPILKNYPQIIDGLKVIKLKTLIINLIITFMAYFLVIIEGYFLGMAFNMENFFAFLYGYPLVMLVNLIPITIAGLGIREGTAILILDKFSVPSNIAFNVSFLIFLINTALPAILGIFAMYLWEIKKSIYKTDLWAYLITFIGGFLRFYKIGVRSIWIDEAITAQVSGMGVKDIILNRASTGIHPPLYFILMHFWIKIFGDSEIAIRSLSAIFGILCIFMIYKLASKIFDKLTGLISAFIFAFSPFYVYFGQEARMYPMVTFLILLSLYYLLKGIDKGKNIILITISNILMLYTHIFSAFVVLSENLFVFITNFKNKKVLKKWIIAQFIILLFILPWLYVIIQNRTPEVYQGAQKVSLTNLGYTFLEINLGAGRAVFRNKILIASLFLLIFIIGFLPPWEKKREILLLFLYLFVPILLLLLLSLRKSFFSARYISMFIPGYVIFLGRGIRRFKHYSLIFLIVMGLLSIYALGLNYYYSNLANLNRPWRDAVRYIHENVGGEKVFIFAPYMWRPFEYYNRGKISYETLHISQLENKLKGLSSGERFWMIIANHEIEDPEGKVISLLENKFIPLKEVRYYRIIIKQYKVPEG, encoded by the coding sequence ATGAGAAAGGAAAAGAAGAATTTAGTTATAAACTTGATTAAGCTAATATTAACTTTTTTAATATTTTGGGTTATTTTTAAAAGAGTTCCTTTTAATTCCTTATTTGAAGTTATAAAAGGGACAAGGTTTTTTTATTTTATTCCTGTCTTTTTGTTGGGTGTAGGTTTTACAATTTTTAAGATCTATAAATGGCATCTTTTGTTGTCATCGGTAGAAGATGTTAATTTTTCAAGGTCTGTGGATAGTTATTTTATTGGAATGTCTCTTGGAATTGTTACTCCTGGTAGAATTGGGGAAGTTGGAAGGATAAGTAATATAAATAAAAAATTAGAAGGTTTAGGTATTGCTCTTTGGGATAAAATTTTCGATCTTTATATAGTACTGCTTCTTGCTCTACCTGGAGTTTATTACTTCAGAGGATTTTTAGTTGGTATTTTATATACTTTCTTTTTAATAGCAATTTTCTTTATTTTAATAAGACCTCAATACCTCGATTTTTTAAAGAAAATTCCTATCCTCAAAAATTATCCTCAAATTATTGATGGTTTAAAGGTTATTAAGCTAAAAACTCTGATAATCAATCTTATTATTACTTTCATGGCTTATTTTCTTGTTATTATAGAGGGATATTTTTTGGGTATGGCGTTCAATATGGAAAACTTCTTTGCCTTTTTATATGGATATCCTCTTGTGATGTTAGTAAATTTAATCCCTATAACTATAGCAGGGCTTGGTATAAGGGAGGGTACTGCTATTTTAATTTTGGATAAGTTTTCTGTACCTTCAAATATTGCATTTAATGTCTCTTTTTTGATATTCCTTATAAATACTGCATTGCCTGCTATTTTAGGTATTTTTGCTATGTATTTATGGGAGATAAAAAAGAGTATCTATAAAACTGATTTATGGGCTTATCTTATTACTTTTATAGGTGGATTTTTAAGATTCTATAAGATTGGAGTAAGAAGTATATGGATAGATGAGGCTATAACTGCTCAGGTATCGGGGATGGGTGTGAAGGATATTATTTTAAACAGAGCTTCTACTGGTATCCATCCACCTCTTTATTTTATTCTTATGCACTTTTGGATAAAGATTTTTGGAGACTCAGAAATTGCTATTAGGTCTTTATCAGCTATTTTTGGTATTTTGTGTATTTTTATGATATATAAGCTTGCCTCAAAAATTTTTGATAAGTTAACAGGACTTATCTCTGCTTTTATTTTTGCTTTTTCGCCTTTTTATGTGTATTTTGGACAAGAGGCAAGGATGTATCCCATGGTAACTTTTCTTATACTTCTTTCTCTGTATTATCTTCTCAAAGGGATAGATAAGGGTAAAAATATTATTCTTATTACAATTTCCAATATTCTTATGCTGTATACTCATATTTTTTCAGCCTTTGTAGTCCTTTCTGAAAATCTCTTTGTCTTTATTACTAATTTTAAAAACAAAAAGGTTCTAAAAAAGTGGATTATTGCTCAGTTTATAATTTTGCTCTTTATTTTACCTTGGTTATATGTAATCATTCAAAATAGAACTCCAGAAGTTTATCAAGGAGCCCAGAAGGTTTCTTTGACTAATCTTGGTTATACATTTTTAGAGATAAATCTTGGGGCTGGAAGGGCAGTCTTTAGAAACAAAATCCTTATTGCATCCCTCTTCTTGCTTATTTTTATTATTGGATTTTTGCCTCCTTGGGAAAAGAAAAGAGAAATTCTTCTTTTATTTTTGTACCTTTTTGTGCCTATATTGCTTTTGTTGCTTCTCTCATTGAGGAAGAGTTTCTTTAGTGCTCGATACATTTCTATGTTTATCCCTGGATATGTAATATTTCTTGGAAGAGGTATTAGGAGGTTTAAGCACTATTCTTTAATATTTTTAATTGTTATGGGATTACTTTCAATATACGCTTTAGGGTTAAATTACTATTATAGCAATCTTGCTAACCTGAACCGTCCATGGAGAGATGCGGTAAGATATATACATGAAAATGTGGGAGGGGAAAAAGTCTTTATTTTTGCTCCTTACATGTGGAGACCCTTTGAATACTATAATAGAGGAAAGATAAGCTATGAAACTTTGCATATCTCTCAATTAGAGAATAAATTAAAAGGCTTATCTTCTGGCGAAAGATTTTGGATGATCATTGCAAATCATGAAATAGAGGATCCTGAAGGAAAAGTTATAAGCCTTTTGGAAAATAAATTTATTCCTCTAAAAGAGGTTAGATATTATAGGATTATTATTAAGCAGTATAAAGTGCCAGAAGGCTAA